A portion of the Chryseobacterium tructae genome contains these proteins:
- a CDS encoding carboxypeptidase regulatory-like domain-containing protein — protein MKTLIKILSIFILTFCLFSCNEDLVEQAQTGTLKGKVVKRGSNVPLANVKIFTTPTTQTVFSGADGSFEITAMPVGNYSVKQNFQDILQAFSLSTCRARISW, from the coding sequence ATGAAAACTTTAATCAAAATACTCAGCATATTCATCCTTACTTTTTGTCTGTTTTCATGTAATGAAGACCTTGTAGAACAGGCTCAAACAGGAACTTTAAAAGGAAAAGTAGTAAAAAGAGGGAGTAATGTACCGCTGGCTAATGTAAAGATATTTACAACCCCTACAACCCAAACGGTTTTCAGTGGTGCTGACGGCTCTTTTGAAATTACGGCTATGCCGGTAGGTAATTATTCTGTAAAGCAGAACTTTCAGGATATATTACAAGCTTTCAGTCTGTCAACATGCAGAGCCAGAATCAGCTGGTAA
- a CDS encoding CsgG/HfaB family protein — protein sequence MRTYTYTRIFFCSFLLCVLQACSSIFGLPSDPEKPTMGEVTSSTEELKKLPLPKEKIVIGVYKFRDQTGQYKPSENGNNWSTAVPQGTTTILIKALEDSRWFIPIERENIANLLNERQIIRSTRQEYIKDADKTSQSLPPLLYAGILLEGGVISYDSNILTGGLGARYFGIGASTQYRQDRITIYLRAVSTLNGEILKTVYTSKTILSTSINGSFFRYIDTERLLEAEVGLTQNEPVQLAVTEAIEKAVKSLIVEGIQDKIWGKAIDDTTSYQALINEYHKEQENNNGRAIGNRYPENYRQKVSVFANVEAQKVKDDYVNPKMNIGGKVGIKYFLTPNFNVEINGSYFTLENENIVKRNFFGPEVNLEYLLFPKYRFSPYIYGGVGAMYSKYSPQYKGQVGGGLEYMVGHNFSLRASAQYDLGFKDDWEGLINGKRKDQALRFALGINFYIGNK from the coding sequence ATGAGAACTTACACTTACACCAGAATTTTTTTCTGTAGTTTTCTGCTATGTGTTTTACAGGCTTGTAGTTCGATCTTTGGTTTACCCTCAGATCCTGAAAAGCCAACGATGGGAGAAGTCACTTCTTCCACAGAAGAATTGAAGAAACTCCCGCTGCCTAAAGAAAAAATAGTGATAGGAGTTTATAAATTCAGAGACCAAACAGGCCAGTATAAACCTTCTGAAAATGGGAATAATTGGAGCACGGCGGTTCCCCAGGGTACCACAACGATTCTTATTAAAGCACTTGAAGATAGCCGCTGGTTTATCCCTATCGAAAGAGAAAACATTGCTAATCTGCTTAATGAAAGACAGATTATCAGATCTACCCGTCAGGAATATATAAAAGATGCGGATAAAACATCTCAATCACTTCCTCCACTTCTATATGCCGGAATTCTTCTGGAAGGAGGAGTTATTTCTTATGACAGTAATATTTTGACCGGAGGCCTTGGTGCCCGTTATTTTGGCATTGGCGCTTCCACACAATATCGACAAGATAGAATTACTATTTATCTGCGTGCTGTTTCCACTCTCAATGGAGAAATTCTTAAAACGGTTTATACTTCCAAAACCATTCTTTCAACCAGTATTAATGGTAGCTTTTTCAGATATATAGATACAGAAAGACTTCTGGAAGCTGAGGTAGGGCTTACCCAAAACGAACCCGTTCAGTTAGCCGTAACCGAAGCTATTGAAAAAGCTGTAAAATCACTTATCGTAGAAGGTATTCAGGATAAAATATGGGGAAAAGCAATTGATGACACAACAAGTTATCAAGCGTTGATCAATGAATACCATAAAGAACAGGAAAATAATAACGGAAGGGCAATTGGAAACAGATATCCCGAAAATTACCGACAAAAAGTTTCCGTATTTGCGAATGTAGAAGCACAGAAAGTAAAAGATGATTATGTAAACCCTAAAATGAATATCGGCGGAAAGGTAGGAATCAAATATTTCCTCACTCCTAATTTTAACGTTGAGATCAACGGAAGCTATTTTACTCTTGAGAATGAAAATATTGTGAAACGAAATTTCTTCGGCCCTGAAGTTAACCTCGAATATCTGCTTTTTCCAAAATATAGATTCAGCCCATACATTTATGGCGGGGTAGGAGCGATGTATTCCAAATATAGCCCTCAGTATAAAGGACAAGTCGGAGGCGGCCTTGAATATATGGTTGGTCATAACTTCTCACTGAGAGCTTCTGCTCAATATGATCTTGGATTTAAAGATGATTGGGAAGGATTAATCAATGGAAAACGAAAAGATCAGGCGCTGCGCTTTGCATTAGGAATCAATTTTTACATTGGAAACAAATAA
- a CDS encoding curli production assembly/transport component CsgF has product MKTFIILLIFVAGIFSGKSQQLVYKPINPAFGGDTFNYQWLLSSANAQNQFDQKNDYSNLLDKVNSLDSFTQSLNRQILSELSRKLFDEQFGDGKIQPGNYLFGSLYLQVTNTNQGLLINILDTSTGDQSEIVIPK; this is encoded by the coding sequence ATGAAAACTTTTATTATTCTTTTAATTTTTGTTGCGGGTATTTTCTCAGGAAAATCTCAACAACTTGTTTATAAGCCTATAAATCCTGCATTTGGAGGTGATACTTTTAATTACCAATGGCTTCTAAGCTCAGCGAATGCACAGAATCAGTTTGATCAAAAAAATGATTACAGCAATCTGCTTGATAAAGTGAATTCCCTTGATAGTTTTACTCAGAGCCTCAATAGGCAAATTCTCAGTGAGCTTTCAAGGAAACTCTTTGATGAGCAGTTTGGTGATGGAAAGATACAACCAGGTAACTACCTTTTCGGGTCATTGTACCTACAGGTTACCAATACCAATCAGGGACTTTTAATCAATATTTTGGATACCAGTACAGGTGATCAGTCCGAGATCGTCATTCCAAAATAA
- a CDS encoding CsgE family curli-type amyloid fiber assembly protein — protein sequence MMKSLSILSLVTFFVFLSILGYGQEDKKVTARIESSILENQIKIKAVVVNNTAVYKELNYFLISIKKGNGGNLSNNQQSGKFSINPNEVKVLSEISVNLETKDALKAFLYIKDEQSKALVAKDSLELNSDLFKKKTAKIEDDAVYELRGLAIDETKTKVGKDFYDMFYIQYSQLPDKSSSAVTISELPLRGTSGQINIQIDDKIIYSFMTNPGEDYLQEQLAYSLKYIKEFTAKKNLIKNEFIY from the coding sequence ATGATGAAATCCTTATCTATCCTGAGTTTAGTCACTTTTTTTGTCTTCCTGTCGATATTGGGTTATGGGCAGGAGGATAAAAAAGTAACCGCAAGAATTGAAAGCAGTATACTGGAAAACCAGATTAAAATAAAGGCAGTTGTTGTCAATAATACAGCGGTTTACAAAGAGTTGAATTATTTTTTAATATCGATAAAAAAAGGAAACGGTGGAAATCTTTCCAATAATCAACAAAGTGGTAAGTTTTCTATCAATCCGAATGAAGTGAAGGTGTTGTCTGAAATCAGCGTAAATCTTGAAACCAAAGACGCCTTAAAAGCTTTTCTTTACATAAAAGATGAACAATCTAAAGCTTTAGTAGCTAAGGACAGCCTTGAATTGAATAGTGATCTTTTTAAAAAGAAAACAGCCAAAATAGAAGACGATGCTGTTTACGAACTAAGAGGTCTTGCTATTGACGAAACTAAAACCAAAGTAGGGAAAGACTTTTATGATATGTTTTACATTCAATATAGTCAGCTTCCGGACAAGAGTAGTAGTGCCGTCACTATTTCTGAACTTCCTCTCCGCGGAACAAGCGGTCAGATCAATATCCAGATTGATGATAAGATCATTTACAGTTTTATGACCAACCCTGGAGAAGACTATTTACAGGAACAGTTAGCCTATAGTTTAAAATATATCAAAGAATTTACAGCAAAGAAAAATCTCATAAAAAATGAATTTATCTACTAA
- a CDS encoding NUDIX hydrolase, producing MENFGKDLLRKIKSIELPGAPAHGVFSPPSRPVFTYDEVLAKNPKFAAVNIVLYLKDNEWYFPLIQRTINEHDRHSGQISLPGGKREEMDQDFAETAIRETSEEIGIDKHYVRIIREMSPIYIPPSNFYVYPYISYTKKNPLFVLQQSEAVETIEFPITSFLNLSDTPEIMALPSAGGNEVPVINFNGYIIWGATAMILSEFSQLLKKM from the coding sequence ATGGAAAATTTTGGAAAAGATTTATTACGGAAAATAAAAAGTATAGAACTTCCCGGTGCACCTGCCCATGGAGTGTTCTCTCCTCCCTCGCGTCCCGTTTTTACATATGATGAAGTGCTGGCTAAAAACCCAAAGTTTGCAGCCGTCAACATTGTATTGTATCTGAAGGATAATGAATGGTATTTTCCTTTGATCCAAAGAACCATCAATGAACATGACAGACACAGTGGACAGATCTCATTACCTGGTGGAAAGCGTGAAGAAATGGATCAGGATTTTGCAGAAACTGCCATTCGTGAAACTTCCGAAGAAATTGGAATAGATAAACATTATGTGAGAATTATCAGAGAAATGTCACCAATCTACATTCCGCCAAGTAATTTCTATGTTTATCCTTATATTTCATATACTAAAAAGAATCCTCTCTTCGTTCTTCAGCAGAGTGAAGCCGTGGAGACGATTGAGTTTCCAATCACTTCATTTTTAAACCTGTCTGATACCCCCGAGATCATGGCGCTTCCAAGTGCCGGCGGAAATGAAGTTCCGGTCATCAATTTCAATGGATATATTATCTGGGGTGCTACAGCAATGATATTAAGTGAATTCAGCCAGTTGCTGAAAAAAATGTAA